A stretch of Pseudomonas sp. 7SR1 DNA encodes these proteins:
- a CDS encoding amino acid adenylation domain-containing protein has product MRRLEIAVSGTSLAMAELARELELHGHGVVHFQSPADPGAVDLLIDDATVPGAIAARSHLHVRMALLAVPGEVLPQPVVVFLDAGQRPLCREVVAPESSGNGQSLRLRTVAVVVEHAARLVSHLSRDEACFAHWSTAPADTVESPLHGLDMLEALAFEHRLNGPAVPWLLAAAEVPVMHDIEQRMLDDATRSALWVEGRLIDYRDLRSLALRLQQAILERIGPCTSPRVIGVCLPKSAPLYAAILAVLGCGAVYLPLDPQHPAQRRRFILENAAADLLLHDGDCDLGELAMPALDVQRLPSSRPGFPASLIRRRVEVDEPAVAIYTSGTTGRPKGVLLSHRNLSHFCAWYADYVGLQRDSRALQFSTINFDASLLDILPTFRQGALLVIPDEDQRRDPRRLVTLIREQHVTHAFLPPALLSVMPLDAPLGLEHLITGGDVCEPFVIERLAPQCQFHNIYGPTETTVLATTRQFAVGDNNRNLGVAIANARLLILDEHRQPVPQGTPGELYIAGPGVGLGYLNDPALTAGRYLDLTLPGENTLRTYRTGDIGQWTDNGIVLCGRRDNQVKIRGFRVEPEEIEHCLRQSHWFRQVAVGVDERRRILAFLVHPREDRPGAALQALREHVQQTLPAYMHPAAYVELPSLPYTSNGKVDRRALLALPVQVSSSGEHRQPQNPLQAQLRQLWAELLELPAEDIAIDESFFNLGGHSILLSQMLLNIHQAFGRSLSINRFIEAPTLITLAKLLDDPGASGASVLSPQAFIDAEAELDIDPLPISQCGDVHKVVVTGANSFLGVHIVEALLAWGATEVACLVRPSARHSAAERFAQALQDNRLTHLDLSRVSVHAADITQPQLGLPDDVYARIDQTFGALVHNAAHVNHVLDYESLARDNVEPIFECLRLCEGRSKKVFNFISTLSASSALDADGQVLEQPAAATPPIYIKNGYNLSKWVGERILQRARERGVRVNLFRPGNISFNSLTGVCQPHKNRLMLMLKGSIQLGQVPALSLNFDLMPVDFLARFIAFHASRYQPTQAVFNLHNPEPLSWDAYVASFRESGREFSLVSVADWQRQLGRVDADNALFGVLGFYLNGFEEDIGDISMIRHDNARTGVRQMGARYPEKSPALLRRGADYLKAIDFI; this is encoded by the coding sequence ATGAGACGTCTCGAAATCGCAGTGTCTGGCACCAGCCTGGCCATGGCCGAACTGGCCCGCGAACTTGAATTGCACGGCCACGGTGTCGTCCACTTCCAATCTCCGGCCGACCCTGGCGCGGTCGACCTGTTGATCGACGATGCGACCGTGCCTGGCGCCATTGCCGCCCGTTCGCACCTTCACGTGCGGATGGCGTTACTGGCCGTGCCCGGCGAAGTCCTGCCGCAACCGGTGGTGGTGTTTCTCGACGCCGGGCAGCGTCCGTTATGCCGGGAGGTCGTCGCCCCGGAAAGCTCGGGCAACGGCCAGTCGTTGCGGTTGCGCACAGTGGCCGTGGTAGTGGAACACGCGGCGCGCCTGGTCAGCCATTTGTCACGGGACGAAGCCTGCTTCGCTCACTGGTCGACGGCCCCGGCCGATACCGTCGAGTCCCCCTTGCACGGCCTCGATATGCTGGAGGCGCTGGCCTTCGAGCACCGGCTCAACGGTCCAGCGGTGCCGTGGCTGCTGGCGGCCGCCGAGGTGCCGGTCATGCACGACATCGAACAGCGCATGCTCGATGACGCAACCCGATCGGCGCTTTGGGTCGAAGGCCGGCTCATCGATTACCGAGACTTGCGTAGCCTGGCGTTGAGGTTGCAGCAAGCGATACTGGAGCGGATCGGTCCATGCACTTCCCCCAGGGTGATCGGCGTCTGCCTGCCCAAGTCCGCGCCGCTGTATGCGGCCATTCTCGCGGTGCTCGGTTGCGGCGCCGTGTACCTGCCCCTGGACCCGCAACACCCGGCGCAGCGGCGGCGCTTCATCCTGGAGAATGCCGCCGCCGACCTGCTGCTGCACGATGGCGACTGCGACCTGGGCGAACTGGCGATGCCTGCGTTGGACGTGCAACGACTGCCATCGTCCCGGCCTGGCTTTCCCGCCTCGCTGATCCGCCGCAGGGTGGAGGTCGACGAGCCGGCCGTGGCGATCTACACCTCCGGCACCACCGGCCGGCCCAAGGGGGTATTGCTCAGCCATCGCAACCTCAGCCACTTCTGTGCCTGGTACGCCGATTATGTCGGGTTGCAGCGAGACAGCAGGGCCCTGCAGTTTTCCACCATCAATTTTGATGCGTCGTTGCTGGATATCCTGCCGACCTTCCGCCAGGGCGCGCTGTTGGTGATACCCGACGAGGACCAGCGTCGCGACCCGCGGCGGTTGGTGACATTGATTCGTGAGCAGCATGTCACCCACGCCTTCCTTCCGCCGGCGCTGCTGAGTGTGATGCCGCTGGATGCACCGCTGGGCCTGGAGCACCTGATCACTGGTGGGGATGTCTGCGAGCCGTTCGTGATCGAGCGCCTGGCGCCGCAGTGCCAGTTCCATAACATCTACGGCCCGACCGAAACCACCGTGCTCGCCACCACGCGACAATTCGCCGTGGGCGACAACAACCGCAACCTCGGCGTGGCCATCGCCAACGCTCGCCTGCTGATTCTGGATGAGCACCGGCAACCGGTGCCCCAGGGCACACCCGGCGAGCTCTACATCGCCGGACCGGGGGTAGGCCTGGGTTATCTGAATGACCCGGCGCTGACTGCGGGCCGCTACCTCGACCTCACACTGCCCGGCGAGAACACCCTGCGCACCTACCGTACCGGGGATATCGGCCAGTGGACCGACAACGGCATCGTGCTCTGCGGCCGGCGCGATAACCAGGTGAAGATCCGCGGCTTCCGGGTCGAGCCGGAAGAGATCGAGCATTGCCTGCGGCAAAGCCATTGGTTTCGGCAAGTGGCGGTGGGGGTGGATGAGCGGCGACGGATCCTGGCGTTTCTCGTCCATCCCCGGGAAGACCGGCCCGGCGCCGCGCTCCAGGCCTTGCGCGAGCATGTGCAACAGACGCTGCCCGCCTACATGCATCCCGCCGCCTACGTCGAATTGCCCAGCCTGCCCTACACCAGCAATGGCAAGGTCGACCGCCGGGCCCTGCTTGCCCTGCCGGTGCAGGTATCGTCCTCAGGAGAGCATCGACAGCCACAGAACCCACTGCAGGCACAGTTGCGACAGCTGTGGGCCGAGCTGCTGGAGTTGCCTGCCGAAGACATTGCCATCGATGAGAGCTTCTTCAACCTGGGGGGACATTCGATCCTGCTGTCGCAGATGTTGCTGAATATCCACCAGGCGTTCGGCCGCAGCCTGTCGATCAATCGCTTCATCGAAGCGCCCACCCTGATCACCCTGGCCAAGTTGCTCGACGATCCCGGAGCAAGTGGCGCATCGGTCCTCAGCCCGCAGGCGTTCATCGATGCCGAGGCCGAACTGGACATCGATCCGTTGCCCATCAGCCAGTGCGGGGATGTGCACAAGGTGGTGGTGACGGGAGCCAACAGCTTTCTCGGGGTGCACATTGTCGAGGCCTTGCTGGCCTGGGGTGCCACGGAGGTGGCCTGCCTGGTGCGTCCATCCGCCAGGCACAGCGCCGCCGAACGTTTTGCCCAAGCCTTGCAGGACAACCGCCTGACCCACCTGGACCTGAGTCGGGTCAGCGTCCATGCCGCCGACATCACCCAGCCGCAACTGGGCCTGCCCGATGACGTCTATGCCCGTATCGACCAGACCTTCGGCGCGCTGGTGCACAACGCTGCCCACGTCAATCACGTGCTCGACTACGAGTCGCTGGCACGGGACAACGTGGAACCGATCTTCGAATGCCTGCGCCTGTGCGAAGGACGCAGCAAGAAGGTCTTCAACTTCATCTCCACCCTGTCGGCCTCCAGTGCCCTGGACGCCGACGGCCAGGTCCTGGAGCAGCCCGCCGCAGCGACGCCGCCGATCTACATCAAGAACGGCTACAACCTGTCCAAATGGGTGGGCGAACGGATCCTGCAACGGGCCCGGGAGCGTGGCGTGCGGGTCAATCTGTTTCGCCCCGGCAACATCAGTTTCAACAGCCTGACCGGGGTCTGCCAGCCCCACAAGAATCGCCTGATGCTGATGCTCAAGGGCTCGATCCAGTTGGGCCAGGTACCGGCCCTGTCACTCAACTTCGACTTGATGCCGGTGGACTTCCTGGCCCGCTTCATCGCCTTCCACGCCAGTCGCTACCAGCCGACCCAGGCGGTGTTCAACCTGCACAATCCCGAGCCTTTGAGCTGGGACGCCTATGTGGCGTCGTTCCGTGAAAGCGGTCGCGAGTTTTCCCTGGTGAGCGTCGCGGACTGGCAGCGGCAACTGGGCCGCGTCGATGCCGACAACGCGCTGTTCGGGGTACTGGGCTTCTATCTCAACGGGTTCGAGGAAGACATCGGCGACATCTCGATGATCCGTCATGACAACGCCCGGACCGGCGTACGACAGATGGGCGCCCGCTACCCGGAAAAGTCCCCGGCGCTGCTGCGCCGCGGCGCCGACTACCTCAAGGCCATCGATTTCATCTGA
- a CDS encoding diiron oxygenase, whose protein sequence is MSAVQYQSFADAWETRATIRTRPRRCVENDDKLIFPMSRQPLVHSQTFLSHCPQLRDFALVQSLYKFINDVVIFETELVDHTARRIAKNRFGIEFPFACRYDAMTVVVDEDYHALVAMDFMQQTIDMTGIEPIPLPAQIELSRAIPATLAQAPGHLLSAVELICIAIAENTVTNDVAAFARDDSVKASIKGLMADHLLDEGRHSGFWTRLVQMYWRTACEEDREAIARLMPGFIVQYLASDLQQAFDFELIAHLPVDESVRQSLREEAGALAYPINRFHPLVGNITRFFRGSSMLASPCVREALADYLTP, encoded by the coding sequence ATGAGCGCGGTCCAGTACCAGTCCTTCGCCGACGCCTGGGAAACCCGCGCCACGATCCGCACCCGGCCTCGACGCTGCGTGGAAAACGACGACAAGTTGATTTTTCCCATGAGTCGTCAACCGCTGGTGCACAGCCAGACCTTTCTCAGTCATTGCCCGCAATTGCGCGACTTTGCCTTGGTGCAGAGTCTCTACAAATTCATCAACGATGTGGTGATCTTCGAGACTGAACTGGTGGACCACACCGCCCGGCGCATTGCCAAGAATCGTTTCGGCATCGAGTTCCCGTTCGCCTGCCGCTACGACGCGATGACGGTGGTGGTGGACGAGGACTATCACGCGCTGGTGGCCATGGATTTCATGCAGCAGACCATCGACATGACCGGCATAGAACCGATCCCGTTGCCTGCACAGATCGAGTTGAGTCGCGCCATACCGGCGACCCTGGCCCAGGCGCCCGGGCATTTGCTCAGCGCCGTGGAGCTGATCTGTATCGCCATTGCCGAAAACACCGTGACCAACGACGTGGCAGCCTTCGCCCGGGACGATTCGGTCAAGGCGTCGATCAAGGGACTGATGGCCGATCACCTGCTGGACGAAGGCCGGCACTCGGGTTTCTGGACGCGACTGGTGCAGATGTACTGGCGCACCGCTTGCGAAGAAGACCGCGAAGCGATCGCGCGCCTGATGCCCGGCTTCATCGTCCAATACCTGGCGAGCGACCTGCAGCAGGCTTTCGATTTCGAGTTGATCGCTCACCTGCCCGTCGACGAATCCGTGCGCCAGTCGCTGCGCGAAGAGGCCGGCGCACTGGCCTATCCCATCAATCGCTTTCACCCGCTGGTGGGCAACATCACGCGGTTTTTCCGCGGCAGCTCGATGCTCGCCTCGCCCTGCGTGCGTGAGGCCCTGGCCGACTACCTGACCCCATGA
- a CDS encoding tryptophan synthase subunit beta, with protein sequence MFYVQRDAQGLLVRVEASAYAEATETLPADNHEIQDWFANQAVENSLKQLKQSDLEMIRVLDDLIQVLTAKGVIRVTDLPPAAQAKLMDRNQAREALGGLSRLIDDDEKGLI encoded by the coding sequence ATGTTTTATGTGCAACGCGATGCACAAGGCCTGCTGGTGCGCGTGGAGGCCAGCGCTTATGCCGAGGCCACCGAAACCCTGCCGGCCGACAATCACGAGATCCAGGACTGGTTCGCCAACCAGGCGGTAGAGAACAGCCTCAAGCAGCTCAAGCAGAGCGACCTGGAGATGATTCGGGTACTCGACGACCTGATCCAGGTCCTGACAGCCAAGGGCGTCATCCGCGTCACCGACCTGCCGCCGGCGGCCCAGGCCAAGCTGATGGACCGCAACCAGGCCCGGGAAGCGCTGGGCGGGCTGAGCCGCTTGATCGATGACGATGAGAAAGGGTTGATCTAG
- the lapD gene encoding cyclic di-GMP receptor LapD gives MSLFKQLLIAICLFLVVAFSGSFMVSLESSRTQYVNQLRSHAQDAATALALSLTPNIDDPAMVELMVSSIFDSGYYASIRVVDVATDKTLVERTGVPDAGSVPQWFVKLIGLEPAGGDAIVSRGWEQAARVEVVSHPMFALAKLWQSALGSLGWLLLCGAVSAVLGALLLRRQLKPLDYMVHQSHAIARREFLSLPELPRTPELRRVVQAMNQMVEKLKALFEEQAERSEKLRVESYQDNLTGLANRRYFEMQLNARVSNPEQASSGYLLLLRVKDLAGLNQRLGGQRTDQLLKAVGEQLLRECARYPETHNLVTRIRGGEFAVLAPGLVREEALQLAQNLEAALASLHATGATDVASVASIGLAPFVHGDSPQAVLQLGDQALAQAESQGEPGWACLEHSASASVGDDHHAWHTLLDQALSNQRFELYFQPVVAAQDTQLVLHYKVLSRLLDDQGQTIPAGRFLPWLERFGWTARLDRLMLEQVLKQMAGHEQALALNLSSATLADPQALNRIFEILRAHSNLGPRLTLEIGEEQLPEQAVLEQLTRRLRELGFSLSLQRFGGRFSMIGNLSRLGLAYLKIDGSYIRAIDQESDKRLFIEAIQRAAHSIDLPLIAERVETEGELAVIREMGLFGVQGQLVGEPRRWV, from the coding sequence ATGTCCTTGTTCAAACAACTGTTGATCGCTATCTGTCTGTTCCTGGTGGTCGCCTTCAGCGGCAGCTTCATGGTCAGCCTGGAGAGCTCGCGGACCCAATACGTCAATCAGCTGCGTTCCCATGCCCAGGACGCGGCCACGGCGCTGGCGCTGTCGTTGACACCGAACATCGACGATCCGGCGATGGTGGAGCTGATGGTCAGCTCCATCTTCGACAGCGGTTATTACGCCAGCATCCGCGTGGTCGACGTGGCCACCGACAAGACCCTCGTCGAGCGCACCGGCGTGCCGGACGCCGGCAGCGTGCCGCAGTGGTTCGTCAAGCTCATCGGCCTGGAGCCGGCCGGTGGCGATGCCATCGTCAGCCGCGGCTGGGAGCAGGCGGCGCGGGTCGAAGTGGTCAGCCACCCGATGTTCGCCCTCGCCAAGCTCTGGCAGAGCGCCCTGGGCAGCCTGGGCTGGCTGTTGCTGTGCGGCGCCGTGAGCGCGGTGCTGGGGGCCTTGCTGCTGCGGCGTCAGCTCAAGCCCCTGGACTACATGGTGCACCAGTCCCATGCCATCGCTCGTCGCGAGTTCCTGAGCCTGCCGGAGCTGCCGCGTACCCCTGAATTGCGTCGCGTGGTGCAGGCGATGAACCAGATGGTCGAGAAGCTCAAGGCGCTGTTCGAGGAGCAGGCCGAGCGCAGTGAAAAACTGCGGGTCGAGTCCTACCAGGACAACCTGACGGGCCTGGCCAACCGGCGTTATTTCGAGATGCAGCTCAATGCCCGGGTGAGCAATCCGGAGCAGGCCAGTTCCGGTTATCTGCTGCTGCTGCGGGTCAAGGACCTGGCCGGGCTGAACCAGCGACTGGGCGGGCAGCGTACCGACCAACTGCTCAAGGCCGTGGGCGAACAATTGCTGCGTGAGTGTGCCCGCTACCCTGAAACCCACAACCTGGTGACCCGCATCCGCGGCGGCGAATTCGCCGTGCTGGCGCCGGGCCTGGTACGTGAAGAGGCGCTGCAGCTGGCGCAGAATCTCGAAGCGGCGTTGGCAAGCCTTCACGCCACCGGCGCGACCGACGTGGCGTCGGTGGCCTCCATCGGGCTGGCGCCGTTCGTCCACGGCGATTCGCCACAAGCGGTGCTCCAACTGGGCGACCAGGCCCTGGCACAGGCTGAAAGCCAGGGTGAACCCGGTTGGGCCTGTCTCGAACACAGCGCGTCGGCCAGCGTCGGTGACGATCACCATGCCTGGCACACGCTGCTCGACCAGGCGTTGAGCAATCAGCGGTTCGAGTTGTATTTCCAGCCGGTGGTGGCCGCCCAGGACACCCAGCTGGTGCTGCATTACAAAGTGCTGTCGCGGCTGCTCGACGACCAGGGCCAGACCATCCCGGCCGGGCGCTTCCTGCCTTGGCTGGAGCGTTTCGGCTGGACTGCGCGGCTGGATCGCCTGATGCTCGAACAGGTGCTCAAGCAGATGGCCGGGCACGAGCAAGCCCTGGCATTGAACCTGTCCTCCGCTACCCTGGCCGACCCCCAGGCACTGAACAGGATCTTCGAGATCCTGCGCGCCCATTCCAACCTGGGGCCGCGCCTGACGCTGGAGATCGGCGAAGAGCAACTGCCCGAGCAAGCGGTGCTGGAACAACTGACCCGACGCCTGCGCGAACTGGGCTTCTCCCTGAGCCTGCAGCGTTTCGGTGGACGGTTCAGCATGATCGGCAACCTGTCGCGGCTGGGACTGGCCTACCTGAAAATCGACGGCAGCTACATCCGCGCCATCGACCAGGAAAGCGACAAGCGTCTGTTCATCGAAGCCATCCAGCGCGCCGCCCACAGCATCGACCTGCCCTTGATTGCCGAGCGGGTGGAGACCGAAGGGGAACTGGCGGTGATTCGCGAGATGGGGTTGTTCGGCGTGCAGGGGCAACTGGTGGGCGAACCCCGGCGTTGGGTGTGA
- a CDS encoding GntR family transcriptional regulator, with product MTQKPKPLSTIQVNKPVPAAQARSIIEGSLREAILDGRLPRGTALRQQELADLFGVSRMPVREALRQLEAQSLLNVVQHKGAVVAPLITNNAIETYALRAVLEAFALRLSIPLLDADDLAQAARYIDQLEAQTDHAEIGRLNRLFHMSLYHKAPNSKLLDLVERELNEEERFLRFHLSSMGLGKLTQDDHRALLEAAAAKDIDHAVALLEHHLEKACVTIRRYLEQSQD from the coding sequence GTGACACAGAAGCCCAAGCCGTTAAGCACTATCCAGGTGAACAAGCCCGTCCCTGCGGCCCAGGCACGTTCGATCATCGAAGGCTCCCTGCGCGAGGCCATTCTCGATGGACGCCTGCCCCGTGGCACCGCCCTGCGCCAGCAGGAACTGGCCGACCTGTTCGGCGTGAGCCGCATGCCGGTGCGCGAGGCATTGCGCCAGCTCGAGGCCCAATCGCTGCTCAACGTGGTCCAGCACAAGGGCGCCGTGGTGGCCCCGCTGATCACCAACAATGCCATCGAGACCTATGCATTGCGCGCAGTCCTCGAAGCCTTCGCCTTGCGCCTGTCGATCCCGCTGCTCGACGCCGACGACCTGGCCCAGGCCGCTCGATACATCGACCAGTTGGAAGCGCAAACCGATCACGCCGAAATCGGCCGGCTCAACCGGCTGTTCCACATGTCGCTCTACCACAAGGCCCCCAACAGCAAGCTGTTGGACCTGGTGGAGCGCGAGCTCAATGAAGAAGAGCGTTTCCTGCGCTTCCACCTGTCTTCGATGGGGCTGGGCAAGCTGACCCAGGACGATCATCGTGCCCTGCTCGAGGCGGCGGCAGCCAAGGATATCGACCATGCGGTGGCGTTGCTGGAGCACCATCTGGAAAAAGCCTGCGTAACCATCCGACGGTACCTGGAGCAGTCGCAGGACTGA
- a CDS encoding DUF3050 domain-containing protein, which translates to MQPTKEQLILKKRELGLHPVFSEITSIDLLRRFMESHVFAVWDFMSLTKRLQRELTCVQLPWLPPADPHAARLINEIVLGEESDDRPGAGYCSHFELYLDAMREVGADTRAIERFIALQQEGVNPDTALDSVEVEPAAARFVRQTLHTALHAPAHSVAAAFVHGRESVIPQMFQRMLDDWGIGLDQAPTFRYYLQRHIEVDSEDHGPAAEKLLARLIDGDPQRETEVLSAALAAVHSRAALWDGLHESMTQPVAQVMP; encoded by the coding sequence ATGCAGCCAACCAAAGAGCAACTTATCCTGAAGAAACGTGAACTTGGCCTACATCCGGTTTTTTCCGAAATAACTTCAATCGACCTGTTGCGCCGCTTTATGGAAAGTCACGTGTTTGCCGTGTGGGACTTCATGTCGCTGACCAAGCGGCTGCAACGGGAACTGACCTGCGTCCAGCTACCCTGGCTGCCACCCGCCGACCCCCATGCCGCCCGGCTGATCAACGAGATCGTCCTGGGCGAAGAATCGGACGATCGTCCGGGGGCGGGCTATTGCAGCCATTTCGAACTGTACCTGGACGCCATGCGTGAGGTCGGTGCGGACACCCGGGCGATCGAGCGATTCATTGCCTTGCAACAGGAAGGCGTCAATCCCGATACCGCGCTGGACAGTGTCGAGGTGGAGCCAGCGGCGGCGCGGTTCGTCCGCCAGACCCTGCATACCGCCTTGCACGCCCCGGCCCACAGCGTGGCGGCCGCGTTCGTACACGGTCGTGAAAGCGTCATCCCGCAAATGTTCCAGCGGATGCTGGACGACTGGGGCATTGGCCTGGACCAGGCGCCGACGTTTCGCTATTACCTGCAACGGCACATCGAGGTGGATTCGGAAGATCACGGCCCGGCCGCGGAAAAACTGCTGGCCCGGCTGATCGACGGCGACCCGCAGCGCGAGACCGAAGTGCTGTCCGCCGCGCTCGCCGCGGTTCACAGCCGTGCGGCCTTGTGGGACGGCTTGCACGAAAGCATGACCCAACCGGTCGCGCAGGTGATGCCATGA
- the lapG gene encoding cysteine protease LapG has translation MLGGLRADWDFAQISRRAQGLYGPLGEGQQRIDAWQQLLATQKQIPELEQLKVVNLFFNKQVRYVEDIDLWREVDYWETPIQALWKGAGDCEDYAIAKYFSLRHLGVSSDKLRITYVKALRQNRAHMVLTYYATPDAMPLVLDSLIDGIQPASQRTDLLPVYSFNAEGLWLPGTKGNKKVSDTKRLSRWQDVLKKMQAEGFPVETN, from the coding sequence ATGCTGGGTGGCCTGCGGGCCGACTGGGACTTCGCCCAGATCAGCCGGCGGGCCCAAGGGTTGTACGGGCCGCTGGGCGAAGGACAGCAACGGATCGATGCCTGGCAACAGCTGCTGGCGACCCAGAAGCAGATCCCGGAACTGGAACAGCTCAAGGTGGTGAACCTGTTCTTCAACAAGCAGGTGCGCTACGTGGAAGACATCGACCTGTGGCGTGAAGTCGACTATTGGGAAACCCCCATCCAGGCCCTGTGGAAGGGCGCCGGCGATTGCGAGGACTACGCCATCGCCAAGTATTTCAGCCTGCGCCATCTCGGGGTGTCCAGCGACAAGCTGCGCATCACCTACGTCAAGGCGCTGCGGCAGAACCGGGCACATATGGTACTGACCTACTACGCCACCCCCGATGCCATGCCCTTGGTGCTCGACAGCCTGATCGACGGCATCCAGCCGGCCAGCCAGCGGACCGACCTGCTGCCGGTCTACTCTTTCAATGCCGAAGGGCTATGGCTGCCGGGCACCAAGGGCAACAAGAAAGTGAGTGACACCAAGCGCCTGTCCCGGTGGCAGGATGTGTTGAAGAAAATGCAGGCCGAAGGTTTTCCGGTCGAGACTAACTAG
- a CDS encoding SRPBCC family protein, which produces MKTFQPDTLIRNPRACHVETSVEVADDAARVWELVGDFGGFNRFIPALARIEMTGEGVRSLRKKFFADGQNLVVEQLNSRDDQAMHMTWTLVYNTLGIDNLWASMQVEPLAPKRCRATWTIIADHTDAHTPSGFRDFLQGFADEAMGNVQGMFT; this is translated from the coding sequence ATGAAGACATTCCAACCCGACACCCTGATCAGGAACCCCCGGGCCTGCCACGTCGAAACCTCGGTGGAGGTCGCCGACGATGCGGCCCGCGTCTGGGAACTGGTGGGTGATTTCGGTGGCTTCAACCGATTCATCCCGGCGCTTGCGCGCATCGAAATGACCGGCGAGGGCGTGAGGTCCCTGCGCAAGAAATTCTTCGCCGATGGGCAGAACCTGGTGGTGGAGCAGCTCAACAGCCGCGACGACCAGGCCATGCACATGACCTGGACACTGGTCTACAACACCCTGGGCATCGATAACCTGTGGGCATCGATGCAGGTCGAGCCCTTGGCGCCGAAGCGCTGTCGCGCCACCTGGACCATCATCGCCGACCACACCGACGCCCATACGCCCTCGGGCTTCAGGGACTTCCTGCAGGGCTTCGCCGATGAGGCGATGGGCAATGTGCAGGGAATGTTCACGTAA